In a genomic window of Kwoniella newhampshirensis strain CBS 13917 chromosome 8, whole genome shotgun sequence:
- a CDS encoding 40S ribosomal protein uS17, with translation MAEQTEKAFQKQHLFQNAKSKGGKKITTKTKRWYKDVGLGFRTPAEAINGTYIDKKCPFTGDVSIRGRILTGVVHSTKMTNTIIIRREYLHYIPKYRRYEKRHKNLAAHCSPAFRVEIGDQVTVGQCRPLSKTVRFNVLRVSKNKAAKGFAKF, from the exons ATGGCTGAGCAAACCGAGAAGGCTTTCCAAAAGCAGCACCTCTTCCAGAATGCCAAGTCCAAGG GCGGAAAGAAGATCACCACCAAGACCAAGCGATGGTATAAGGATGTCGGTCTCGGTTTCAGGACCCctgctg AGGCTATCAACGGTACTTACATCGACAAGAAGTGCCCCTTCACCGGTGACGTCTCTATCCGAGGTCGAATCCTCACTGGTGTCGTCCACTCCACCAAGATGAccaacaccatcatcatccgacGAGAGTACCTTCACTA CATCCCTAAATACCGACGATACGAAAAACGACACAAGAACCTCGCTGCCCACTGCTCTCCTGCTTTCCGAGTCGAGATCGGTGACCAGGTTACtgttg GTCAATGCCGACCTCTCTCCAAGACTGTTCGATTCAACGTCCTCCGTGTGTCCAAGAACAAGGCCGCGAAGGGTTTCGCCAAGTTCTAA